One Diospyros lotus cultivar Yz01 chromosome 1, ASM1463336v1, whole genome shotgun sequence genomic window carries:
- the LOC127791544 gene encoding pre-mRNA-splicing factor 38, translated as MANRTDPAAKSIRGTNPQNLVEKILRSKIYQNTYWKEQCFGLTAETLVDKAMELDHLGGTYGGNRKPTPFMCLVMKMLQIQPEKDIVVEFIKNEDYKYVRVLGAFYLRLTGTDVDVYRYLEPLYNDYRKLRCKLPDGHFNLTHVDEVIDELLTKDYSCDIALPRIKKRWTLESIGSLEPRKSALEDDFEEEEEKDEEDELNADLDTGAHEKDYYRGRSPTRERDRDRRRDSHRYRDRDYERDRGRGRDRDRDRDRDRYRLRDDKDYGRERERDREREGRERDRRDRERGRRRSHSRSRSRSRDRKDRDGGEHRKRHARSSTSPRRRGEGIEDGSTRDEPKKKKEKKEKKDDGTDHPDPEIAEANKLRAALGLKPLRV; from the exons ATGGCGAATCGTACGGATCCGGCGGCGAAGAGCATACGGGGGACGAACCCTCAGAACCTGGTGGAGAAGATACTGAGGTCGAAGATATACCAGAACACCTACTGGAAGGAGCAGTGCTTCGGGCTCACGGCAGAGACGCTAGTGGACAAGGCCATGGAGCTTGACCACCTCGGAGGCACCTACGGCGGCAACCGCAAGCCCACCCCCTTCATGTGCCTCGTCATGAAAATGCTCCAGATCCAGCCCGAGAAGGACATCGTCGTCGAGTTCATCAAGAACGAAGATTACAA ATATGTACGGGTGCTCGGAGCATTTTATTTGCGACTTACAGGGACAGATGTTGATGTGTACCGGTATTTGGAACCATTGTACAATGACTATCGAAAGTTAAGGTGCAAATTACCTGATGGAC ACTTCAACTTGACACATGTTGATGAGGTTATTGATGAACTTCTGACAAAAGATTACTCCTGTGATATTGCTTTGCCACGCATCAAGAAAAG ATGGACGCTTGAATCCATTGGCTCATTGGAACCTAGAAAGAGTGCTTTGGAAGATGATtttgaggaagaggaagaaaaagacgaGGAAGATGAACTAAATGCTGACTTAGATACTGGTGCTCATGAAAAG GATTATTACCGTGGGCGAAGTCCCACCAGGGAAAGAGATAGGGATAGAAGACGTGACAGTCACAGATACAG GGATCGTGACTATGAAAGAGATCGTGGAAGAGGGAGGGACAGAGACCGGGATCGGGACAGAGACCGGTACCGCCTGAGAGATGACAAGGATTATGGCCGTGAAAGAGAGCGAGACAGAGAGAGGGAAGGCAGGGAACGGGACAGGCGAGACAGGGAGCGTGGCAGGCGGAGGAGCCATTCAAGGAGCCGAAGCAGGAGTAGAGATCGCAAAGATCGTGATGGAGGGGAACATCGCAAGAGGCATGCGCGCAGCAGTACTAGCCCCAGAAGACGCGGGGAGGGCATAGAGGATGGCAGCACCCGTGATGagccaaagaagaagaaagaaaagaaggagaagaaggacgATGGAACTGACCACCCTGATCCGGAGATTGCAGAAGCTAACAAGCTCCGGGCTGCACTTGGCTTGAAACCACTGAGAGTATGA